One segment of Pseudanabaena sp. FACHB-2040 DNA contains the following:
- a CDS encoding pentapeptide repeat-containing protein, protein MQRLSREELLTAFRSGRRQFRELDLSGIDLFQENLRGIDLERALLQDAYLPYTNLSQANLREAVLLRSQLGDAQLYDSDLSQADLSAAALMRATMCGCMLQQASLRGSNLDGADLRGADLRGADLRGASLVKANLEGALLQQADLRGCNLFRAVGVALEEGVCDRTTICPDGHRHSL, encoded by the coding sequence ATGCAGCGATTGAGTCGAGAAGAATTGCTAACCGCATTCCGGTCGGGTCGCCGCCAGTTCAGAGAATTGGATTTGTCTGGCATTGACCTATTTCAAGAAAATCTACGAGGGATTGACCTAGAACGGGCGCTCTTGCAGGACGCCTACCTGCCTTATACCAATTTGAGTCAGGCTAATCTGAGGGAAGCTGTGCTGCTGCGATCGCAACTCGGTGATGCTCAGCTCTATGATTCAGATCTGTCGCAGGCCGACCTGAGCGCGGCTGCCTTGATGCGGGCAACGATGTGTGGCTGTATGCTCCAGCAGGCCAGCTTGCGAGGAAGTAACCTAGATGGGGCCGATCTGCGAGGAGCTGATCTGCGGGGAGCCGACCTGCGAGGGGCATCGCTGGTTAAGGCGAACTTAGAGGGAGCCCTTTTGCAGCAGGCCGATCTGCGGGGCTGCAACCTGTTTCGAGCAGTGGGGGTAGCGCTGGAGGAGGGGGTGTGCGATCGCACCACCATCTGTCCCGACGGGCACCGCCACAGTCTCTAG
- a CDS encoding sugar ABC transporter substrate-binding protein yields MLKIASDLDKFREGSASFRLSGQKLLLGALLLINLGAGGCQRDNPSLPLLEETSSSPIEAERNPTEVVTVALVMKTLTNPFFIEMEKGARRAEQELGIALMVKTAAQETSIEQQINIIEQLIRNQVDAIVIAPGDSTELIPVLEEAQDVGITIINIDNRLDPSRSAELGLSDVPFISVDNSQGAYLSAKYISDQIKAPTQVAILEGIQTAQNAIDRKQGAQRAFQENPNLTVVAETSANWKIDEAYEAARQIWREHPDIEAIFCANDMMALGVLQYLSETQRSQVLVAGFDALEEAKAAIRTGRMAVTIDQQAAEQGYLGVHYAVQAMAGKRLPAETVVDVEVITRETLP; encoded by the coding sequence ATGCTCAAGATTGCTTCCGACCTTGACAAGTTTCGAGAAGGCTCAGCCAGTTTTCGCCTTAGTGGGCAAAAGCTGCTGTTGGGAGCCCTGCTTTTGATTAATTTAGGCGCTGGCGGTTGTCAAAGAGACAACCCATCGCTGCCCCTGCTTGAAGAAACCTCCTCCAGCCCCATAGAAGCCGAGCGAAACCCGACTGAGGTGGTCACGGTTGCTCTGGTCATGAAAACGCTGACCAACCCCTTCTTTATCGAGATGGAAAAAGGGGCACGGCGGGCTGAGCAGGAACTGGGGATTGCCCTGATGGTGAAAACGGCGGCTCAAGAAACTTCAATTGAGCAGCAAATTAACATTATTGAGCAGCTGATTCGAAATCAGGTAGATGCGATCGTGATTGCGCCAGGAGACTCTACAGAGCTGATTCCGGTGCTAGAAGAAGCGCAGGACGTAGGAATCACCATTATTAACATCGATAACCGGCTTGACCCTAGCCGATCTGCTGAACTGGGCCTCAGCGATGTCCCTTTTATCAGCGTTGATAATAGCCAGGGAGCTTACCTCTCGGCAAAATATATCAGCGACCAAATTAAAGCTCCTACCCAGGTCGCCATTTTAGAAGGCATTCAAACTGCGCAAAATGCCATCGATCGCAAGCAGGGAGCACAGCGGGCTTTTCAGGAAAATCCCAACCTCACAGTTGTGGCCGAAACCTCTGCTAACTGGAAAATCGACGAGGCCTATGAAGCCGCCCGCCAAATCTGGCGAGAGCATCCTGACATTGAAGCTATCTTTTGCGCTAATGACATGATGGCTCTAGGCGTATTGCAGTATCTGTCTGAAACCCAGCGTTCTCAGGTGCTGGTGGCCGGGTTTGATGCTCTAGAAGAGGCAAAGGCCGCTATTCGGACGGGACGAATGGCGGTGACCATTGATCAACAGGCTGCAGAGCAAGGATACCTAGGCGTTCACTACGCTGTACAGGCGATGGCCGGGAAGCGGCTGCCGGCAGAGACCGTGGTGGATGTCGAGGTCATTACTCGAGAGACCTTACCTTAG
- a CDS encoding tetratricopeptide repeat protein, with protein sequence MSQPRSPLFSLIPRPMLILTLMLLSGSAARAEALPLEEPSPLLAQAITSQERAELAQIRRDADVAFSRATTLFVVLLGTLVLLIAIGMIMLWLMRRSVIQEVSAVVRTQLEEMTDLETKIRVATRELDDILRDAQEMAQTLETRTDRFQEDAATKKQVLNRLVDDLAEFKARTLNDWQSTLSELQVKLQSAEADFVGYISGLRQTADDQVTSLRKETQGQRDSVLRTMEDGQATFARDLNRLRSDAEIQQEAVIQKLQHTESLFADQVGTLSISVEDERNRVLEALHALKNQLNPHLEQLKAEATGEIERQKHQIAEQLETQKVQSLEAVRTQQQDFTAQVAELQASAYGHKDLALQNIERSISDFNRQFSRLKEDVEGQKSKVLQTLQGSTDSFMLQFTGLRGDIEQRKNGLLQELQQAAEEAMGRFATLRVEVDARRDNTYDDLQRITLDVQRQLDNIRGEVDGQKSGLFRDLEEAANAFTQQINALRDTTGEQRDQILANLQSLERDFTVQLAQVRDAVFGKRDRVLDKIESFDMRLSADLQSLESDKNTRQEAVQQQLERLLQEATGRIEQLQADIEAGREATLGDLSQLQRAYQLRLEAIQAEAQAQKEEIMRRLGEVTPQYLADSFVSEAQQRFDDLTDKLERLQTNRPQLFLTADEHIQSGNQFLQEGRYDEAVSEYDRALDIQPINVEVWLNRAKALEEQDKLEDALASLNSALELDTANISALYQKGLLLRELRRPEEALEVFNRLSDLQPDDARVWLNQGMVLSRLKQREEAIVAFDKALELNPEYHEAWVNRGVSYGILQQHEEAFKSFDRAVEIQANDAIAWLNRGLSLIELERYDDALSSLDKATRFNPDSAKAWDNRGYVLVKLGRDEDAIKSFDKAIGIDPDYAKAHYNKALCYALQKEFDVALESLQQATRLDPDYKEEARTDPAFDELWEDSWFRELVEK encoded by the coding sequence ATGAGTCAGCCGCGTTCTCCTCTGTTTTCGTTAATTCCTCGCCCGATGCTGATTCTGACGCTGATGCTGTTGAGCGGCAGTGCAGCTAGGGCCGAGGCATTACCGCTGGAGGAGCCATCGCCGCTGCTGGCCCAGGCGATTACGTCCCAAGAGCGGGCCGAGCTAGCGCAGATTCGGCGAGATGCCGACGTGGCCTTTAGCCGTGCCACGACCCTGTTTGTGGTGCTGCTGGGCACCCTGGTGCTGCTGATTGCTATCGGCATGATCATGCTTTGGCTGATGCGGCGCTCAGTCATCCAAGAAGTCTCGGCAGTGGTGCGCACTCAGCTCGAAGAGATGACCGACCTAGAGACTAAAATTCGGGTTGCTACCCGCGAGCTAGACGACATTCTCCGCGATGCCCAGGAAATGGCCCAGACTCTGGAAACCCGCACCGACCGGTTCCAGGAAGATGCTGCCACCAAAAAGCAGGTCTTGAACCGTCTAGTAGACGACCTGGCCGAATTTAAAGCCCGCACCCTAAATGACTGGCAGTCTACCCTGAGCGAGCTGCAGGTAAAGCTGCAGTCGGCTGAAGCTGATTTTGTCGGCTACATTTCGGGTCTGCGGCAGACGGCAGACGACCAGGTGACCAGCCTGCGCAAAGAAACCCAGGGCCAGCGAGACAGCGTCTTGCGAACTATGGAAGACGGTCAGGCAACCTTTGCTCGCGATCTCAATCGGCTCCGCAGCGATGCCGAGATCCAGCAGGAAGCAGTGATTCAGAAGCTGCAGCACACCGAATCGCTCTTTGCCGACCAGGTGGGTACCCTCTCGATCAGCGTAGAAGATGAGCGCAATCGGGTACTCGAAGCGCTCCATGCCCTGAAAAATCAACTCAACCCCCATCTCGAACAGCTCAAGGCCGAAGCCACTGGCGAGATTGAACGGCAGAAACACCAAATCGCCGAGCAGCTAGAGACCCAAAAGGTTCAAAGCCTAGAAGCCGTTCGCACCCAGCAGCAAGACTTTACCGCTCAAGTTGCCGAGCTGCAGGCTAGCGCCTACGGCCACAAAGACTTGGCCCTACAAAATATTGAGCGCTCCATCAGCGACTTCAATCGCCAGTTTTCTCGCCTGAAGGAAGATGTAGAGGGCCAGAAGTCGAAGGTGCTGCAGACCCTACAGGGTTCGACCGACAGCTTCATGCTCCAGTTCACAGGGCTTAGAGGCGATATTGAGCAGCGCAAGAATGGCCTGTTGCAGGAGCTACAGCAGGCGGCGGAAGAGGCAATGGGCCGCTTTGCCACCCTGCGAGTAGAAGTCGATGCCCGCCGCGACAATACCTACGACGACCTGCAGCGGATCACGCTAGACGTGCAGCGTCAGCTAGACAACATCCGAGGCGAGGTAGACGGTCAGAAATCGGGCCTGTTTCGAGATCTGGAGGAAGCTGCTAATGCCTTCACCCAGCAGATCAATGCTCTGCGAGATACTACCGGCGAGCAACGAGACCAGATCTTGGCTAACCTGCAAAGCCTGGAGCGTGACTTCACAGTGCAGCTGGCTCAGGTGCGCGATGCGGTATTTGGCAAACGCGATCGCGTTCTCGACAAAATCGAGTCCTTTGATATGCGTCTCAGCGCTGACCTGCAGTCTCTAGAGTCGGACAAAAACACCCGCCAAGAAGCTGTGCAGCAGCAGCTAGAACGCCTCTTGCAAGAAGCCACAGGCCGCATTGAACAGCTACAGGCCGACATCGAAGCCGGACGCGAAGCCACCCTAGGCGATCTGTCTCAGCTACAGCGGGCGTACCAGCTGCGGCTAGAGGCCATCCAGGCCGAAGCCCAGGCCCAAAAAGAGGAGATTATGCGGCGGCTGGGCGAAGTCACGCCCCAGTATTTGGCTGATTCTTTTGTCAGCGAGGCCCAGCAGCGGTTTGACGATCTCACCGATAAGCTAGAGCGCCTGCAGACCAACCGGCCTCAGCTTTTCCTTACTGCCGACGAGCATATTCAATCAGGCAATCAGTTCCTGCAAGAGGGCCGCTACGATGAGGCTGTCAGCGAATACGACCGAGCCCTCGATATTCAGCCCATCAACGTCGAGGTCTGGCTAAACCGGGCTAAGGCCCTAGAGGAGCAGGACAAGCTAGAGGACGCGCTGGCCTCGCTCAACAGTGCTCTAGAACTCGATACCGCCAATATCTCTGCCCTCTACCAGAAGGGGCTGCTGCTGCGAGAGCTGCGCCGCCCTGAAGAAGCCTTAGAGGTCTTCAATCGACTGAGCGACCTGCAGCCCGACGATGCTAGAGTCTGGCTGAATCAGGGTATGGTGCTGAGCCGCCTGAAGCAGCGAGAAGAGGCCATTGTGGCCTTTGACAAAGCCCTGGAGCTAAACCCGGAATACCACGAAGCTTGGGTTAACCGAGGCGTGTCTTACGGCATTTTGCAGCAGCATGAGGAAGCCTTTAAGTCCTTTGATCGGGCAGTGGAGATTCAGGCGAATGATGCGATCGCATGGCTCAACCGAGGCCTCTCGCTAATCGAGCTAGAGCGCTACGACGACGCCCTCAGCTCCCTCGACAAAGCCACTCGCTTTAACCCCGACTCGGCCAAAGCCTGGGACAACCGAGGCTATGTGTTGGTGAAGCTAGGCCGCGACGAAGACGCCATCAAGAGCTTTGACAAAGCCATCGGCA
- a CDS encoding hybrid sensor histidine kinase/response regulator, translated as MRSSFHLTQKFIGFILLTSILPLLAVGISSYRVSSRTVQTEAIEYTAELVGQQREYLELQLKQIESLITNISGVDAILDALGEGSAWEDAYANLATQARIGYILSGYTSLEGLVSIDIFTAKGNRYHVGDTLNLSNVRNQLKHRLFLQALAQDRQVAWVGIEDNVNASSSAAKVVTAAKVIYTASPQAQRSEPTAMILVNYSVDYLYQHFQQIQLRQGAYLLVIDAQNRIIYHPDRQLLGQPIHSALAALMHQDQGTFIQAVDGQDMLMTYARSPMSGWVVINMLPVKTLMAPVAAIRRTTLLALGLSFSVLLAAAWVVSVRVVQPIRQLTRRFEQFQQGGSGWNRPLPVQGKDEIAELILWFNAFLETLAARQQAEVALAQAKEVAETANQAKTRFLANISHELRTPLNAILGFMQVLGSDPHTTSSQRESLAIINQNGEHLIDLINDVLDISKIEAGKVTLQEQVVDFDGLLKSLMDLIKPTAQNKGLEMVCDRTYESTFDPRLPFSISNQPPLPRYIKTDEGKLRQILTNLLSNAIKFTETGRVTFRIRALPLAPKPAVPAFAASDLPLWQLHFEVEDTGFGIAAAELATLFEPFVQTASGRRSQQGTGLGLSISARLAKIMQGEITVSSTVGVGTCFTLDLPVQEAQAVMTTAASPQAVALLNQQQAQRVLVVDDARLNRRILVKILGDLGFEVQEAENGLEAIALWQQWSPHLILMDLQMPVMDGSEATQVIRQKERTLTQEIRLAIPTSSAVPAPANCPSTVIIAVTAHAFEEDRQQAIAAGFDDFLSKPLRRNLLLEKIAEHLQVQYCYREVETRT; from the coding sequence ATGCGGTCTTCATTTCACCTCACTCAAAAATTCATCGGATTTATCCTGCTGACCAGTATTCTGCCGCTCCTAGCGGTTGGCATTTCCTCTTACCGAGTTTCCAGCAGGACCGTGCAGACAGAGGCAATAGAGTACACGGCAGAATTAGTGGGTCAGCAGCGGGAGTACCTTGAGCTGCAGCTCAAGCAAATTGAGAGCTTGATTACCAATATCTCTGGGGTAGATGCCATTCTCGATGCTTTGGGAGAAGGCTCTGCTTGGGAAGATGCCTACGCTAATCTCGCAACTCAGGCCCGGATCGGCTACATTCTTAGCGGCTATACCAGCCTTGAGGGCCTGGTTTCCATCGACATTTTTACGGCCAAGGGAAATCGCTATCACGTAGGCGATACTCTCAACCTTTCCAATGTGCGCAATCAGCTCAAGCACCGCCTCTTTCTCCAGGCGTTAGCACAGGATCGGCAGGTTGCCTGGGTTGGCATCGAGGATAACGTTAACGCTAGCTCCAGTGCCGCTAAAGTGGTGACCGCCGCGAAGGTGATTTACACCGCTTCTCCCCAAGCTCAGCGCTCCGAGCCTACGGCCATGATTTTGGTCAATTACAGCGTGGACTACCTGTATCAGCACTTCCAGCAGATCCAGCTGAGACAAGGGGCCTACCTGCTGGTGATAGATGCCCAAAACCGCATTATCTACCATCCTGATAGGCAGCTTTTGGGCCAGCCTATCCACTCGGCATTAGCGGCTCTGATGCACCAGGATCAGGGAACTTTCATACAGGCTGTCGATGGGCAAGACATGCTGATGACCTATGCCCGTTCACCGATGAGTGGCTGGGTCGTGATCAACATGCTGCCGGTAAAGACCCTGATGGCTCCAGTAGCAGCGATTCGGCGAACAACGCTGCTGGCTTTAGGGTTGTCTTTTAGTGTGCTGCTCGCTGCTGCCTGGGTGGTCTCGGTTCGAGTGGTGCAGCCAATTCGTCAGCTCACCCGGCGCTTTGAGCAGTTTCAGCAGGGCGGCTCTGGCTGGAATCGGCCCTTACCAGTACAGGGCAAAGATGAAATTGCTGAGCTGATCCTTTGGTTCAATGCTTTTTTGGAGACTTTAGCGGCTCGTCAGCAGGCTGAGGTGGCGCTAGCTCAAGCCAAGGAGGTTGCAGAGACGGCTAACCAGGCTAAGACCCGGTTTTTAGCTAATATTAGCCATGAACTGCGGACGCCGCTAAATGCCATTTTGGGGTTTATGCAGGTGCTCGGAAGCGATCCCCACACTACTTCCAGTCAGCGGGAAAGCCTAGCAATCATCAACCAGAACGGGGAGCATTTGATTGATTTGATTAATGATGTGCTAGACATTTCCAAAATTGAGGCGGGCAAAGTCACTCTCCAGGAACAGGTGGTAGATTTTGATGGCTTACTGAAGTCGCTGATGGATTTGATAAAGCCAACCGCACAGAACAAGGGGTTGGAAATGGTGTGCGATCGCACCTATGAGTCGACCTTCGACCCTCGTCTACCATTCTCAATTTCCAACCAGCCTCCACTACCCCGCTACATCAAAACCGACGAGGGTAAGCTACGCCAAATCTTGACCAATCTTTTGAGCAACGCCATCAAGTTTACTGAGACTGGCCGGGTCACCTTCCGTATTAGGGCTTTGCCGCTAGCGCCTAAACCGGCAGTACCCGCCTTTGCTGCCTCGGATCTGCCGCTCTGGCAACTGCACTTTGAGGTAGAAGACACTGGCTTTGGGATCGCGGCGGCAGAGCTAGCAACCCTATTTGAGCCCTTTGTGCAGACGGCATCTGGACGACGCTCTCAGCAAGGAACAGGGTTGGGCCTCTCCATCAGTGCCCGTCTGGCTAAGATCATGCAGGGCGAAATTACGGTCAGCAGTACTGTTGGCGTCGGTACCTGCTTCACGCTAGATTTGCCAGTTCAAGAAGCTCAGGCAGTGATGACGACGGCTGCTTCCCCACAGGCCGTTGCCCTGCTCAACCAACAGCAAGCTCAGCGGGTGCTGGTAGTAGATGATGCCAGACTCAACCGTAGAATTTTGGTCAAAATTTTGGGCGATCTGGGTTTTGAGGTGCAGGAAGCAGAGAACGGTCTGGAGGCGATCGCCCTCTGGCAGCAGTGGTCGCCCCACCTGATCTTGATGGACCTACAAATGCCGGTGATGGATGGCTCCGAAGCGACTCAGGTGATTCGTCAGAAGGAGCGCACCCTAACCCAAGAAATCCGTCTGGCTATCCCTACAAGCAGCGCTGTCCCAGCTCCGGCCAATTGCCCTTCGACCGTGATTATTGCGGTAACGGCCCATGCCTTTGAGGAAGATCGGCAGCAGGCAATTGCAGCAGGCTTTGATGACTTCTTAAGCAAGCCCCTGCGCCGCAATCTACTGTTAGAAAAGATTGCCGAGCATCTGCAGGTTCAATACTGCTATCGCGAAGTTGAAACCAGAACCTAA
- a CDS encoding SagB/ThcOx family dehydrogenase: MPEALVSIAEHYHKRTKYDPATIAAKSQGIDFSHQPYPFKAYRLGSEIDLKPYLDDAPATGELPADIAWWSRLSHLLINSYGLTAKMPTAAGDTFYLRAAPSAGGLYPAELYIVSRGTSLLPAGLYNYQARTHSLWRYWDAHLWQELQAACFWHPALESTQLALVASAVFFRSAWRYQDRAYRRIFLDSGHILGNLELAGAAADYRPHLIGGFVDQALNELLYLNPDEEGVIAVLALADLLEVEQNLPHCSSALAAPTETKFPTLADGELLSYFHQCTQIPPATQNLAWETRSAVDPEPTLPEDKYNIPFCLKVSTTTAPVHWGEDLQDLETTILKRRSTRRYSGAELTLAELRALLDFTYQPQHYISQGFDGDPDYFDLSLLQTFIAVSGVEGLDEGCYYYAPKSQELRQIRFKNFRRELHFLCLGQDLGRDAAAVLFHTADLKTAIGKYGDRVYRYLHMDAGHLGQRLNLAAVRLGLGVSGIGGFFDDQVNEVLGIPVDEAVIYITTLGRPARSQD, translated from the coding sequence ATGCCCGAAGCCCTGGTATCTATTGCTGAGCATTACCACAAACGCACTAAGTACGACCCTGCCACCATTGCGGCTAAAAGCCAGGGCATTGATTTTTCTCACCAGCCCTATCCCTTCAAGGCTTACCGCTTGGGCAGCGAGATTGACCTCAAGCCGTACTTAGACGATGCACCTGCAACTGGCGAATTGCCGGCCGATATCGCCTGGTGGAGCCGTCTGTCTCACCTCCTCATCAATAGCTACGGCCTCACCGCCAAAATGCCGACTGCTGCAGGCGACACGTTTTACCTGCGGGCGGCCCCCTCCGCAGGCGGTCTTTACCCGGCTGAGCTTTACATCGTGTCTAGGGGCACTTCTCTGCTACCCGCCGGACTGTACAACTATCAGGCCCGTACCCACAGCCTTTGGCGCTACTGGGATGCTCACCTGTGGCAGGAACTGCAGGCAGCCTGCTTCTGGCACCCAGCCCTAGAGTCAACCCAGCTGGCTCTGGTGGCGAGTGCCGTGTTTTTTCGGTCGGCCTGGCGTTACCAAGATCGGGCCTACCGACGGATCTTTCTCGATAGCGGCCATATTTTAGGCAACTTAGAGTTAGCTGGAGCGGCGGCAGATTACCGCCCCCATCTAATCGGCGGATTCGTCGATCAGGCACTCAACGAGTTGCTCTATCTCAACCCCGATGAAGAGGGCGTAATTGCTGTGCTGGCCCTGGCAGATTTGCTGGAAGTAGAGCAAAATCTACCCCACTGCTCATCGGCTTTGGCGGCACCTACTGAGACCAAGTTTCCGACCCTGGCCGATGGCGAGCTGCTGAGCTATTTCCACCAGTGCACCCAGATTCCCCCCGCCACTCAGAATCTGGCCTGGGAAACCCGTTCAGCCGTCGACCCAGAGCCAACCCTGCCAGAAGACAAGTACAACATTCCTTTCTGCCTGAAAGTTTCAACCACAACCGCTCCGGTACACTGGGGCGAGGATCTGCAGGATCTCGAAACGACAATTCTCAAACGGCGCTCAACCCGTCGTTACAGTGGGGCCGAGCTTACCCTAGCCGAGCTTAGAGCGCTGCTAGATTTTACCTACCAGCCTCAGCACTACATCAGTCAGGGCTTTGATGGCGACCCCGACTACTTCGATCTGAGCCTGCTGCAAACCTTTATTGCCGTTTCTGGCGTAGAGGGCTTAGACGAGGGCTGCTACTATTACGCGCCCAAAAGCCAGGAGCTGCGCCAAATTCGCTTTAAAAACTTCCGGCGCGAACTGCATTTTCTCTGTCTGGGCCAGGATCTGGGCCGCGATGCGGCAGCAGTGCTTTTTCACACGGCAGACCTCAAGACAGCAATTGGGAAATACGGTGACCGGGTGTATCGCTACCTGCACATGGACGCGGGCCACTTGGGACAACGGCTGAACCTGGCCGCCGTTCGCCTAGGGCTAGGGGTGAGCGGCATTGGTGGCTTTTTTGATGATCAGGTAAACGAAGTACTGGGCATTCCTGTAGATGAGGCAGTTATCTACATCACAACCCTAGGCCGACCAGCCCGTAGTCAAGACTAG
- a CDS encoding oxygenase MpaB family protein, translating to MLRRRLSPLLPLDPVQDCSEICRQIAGYEFPWDVTKALEIALFRTFCVPSVGKLLDATGEFHHHPQKRYDDTGLIISSILKWGYDSEQGQAAIGRMNRIHAHFPIRNEDYLYVLSTFIYEPIRWIERFGWRQLSEGEKQSLFQSWLHVGQQMGIQDIPATYDQFERFNQDYETQHFRYSEATRRVGESTLTLFLSWFPAFLRPALKPVVYALLDDVMLAAFGFPAANPRLRQLLETLLRWRGRILRYLPPRKRPYFYVDMPQRSYPQGYTLEDLGPPALLRSLNRSSGSE from the coding sequence ATGTTGCGTCGCCGTCTTTCCCCGTTGTTACCGCTTGATCCGGTGCAAGACTGTAGCGAGATCTGCCGTCAGATCGCTGGGTATGAGTTTCCTTGGGATGTCACAAAAGCATTAGAAATAGCGCTATTTCGAACTTTTTGTGTGCCCAGTGTGGGCAAACTGCTTGATGCCACTGGCGAGTTTCACCACCATCCCCAAAAGCGCTACGACGATACTGGGTTAATCATTTCCAGCATTTTGAAATGGGGCTATGACAGTGAACAGGGACAGGCTGCTATTGGGCGCATGAACCGCATTCATGCCCACTTTCCCATTAGGAACGAAGACTATCTCTATGTGCTCTCTACCTTTATCTATGAGCCTATTCGCTGGATTGAGCGATTTGGCTGGCGGCAACTGAGTGAGGGGGAAAAGCAGAGCTTGTTTCAGTCGTGGCTACACGTTGGGCAGCAGATGGGCATTCAGGACATTCCGGCTACCTACGACCAGTTTGAGCGGTTTAACCAAGACTATGAGACTCAGCACTTTCGTTATTCTGAGGCGACTCGACGTGTGGGTGAGTCTACCCTAACTTTATTTCTCAGCTGGTTCCCGGCTTTCTTACGACCCGCGCTAAAGCCGGTAGTTTATGCCCTATTAGATGATGTGATGCTGGCAGCCTTTGGCTTTCCTGCTGCCAATCCCCGACTGCGGCAGCTGCTAGAAACGTTGCTGCGCTGGCGCGGACGAATTTTGCGGTATCTGCCGCCGCGCAAACGGCCCTATTTCTATGTTGATATGCCCCAGCGCAGCTACCCTCAGGGCTACACCCTGGAAGATCTGGGGCCGCCTGCTTTGTTGCGATCGCTCAACCGCTCCTCAGGCAGTGAGTAA
- a CDS encoding LL-diaminopimelate aminotransferase, with product MVTINDNYRKLKAGYLFPEIGRRVNAFAEAHPEANIIRLGIGDVTEPLPEACRAAMIQAVEEMGSRDTFKGYGPEQGYLWLREKIAAHDFQARGCDIDASEIFISDGSKCDCGNILDIFGSNNTIAVTDPVYPVYVDTNVMAGHTGPVKDNGEYEGLIYLPISAENAFTAPIPTQKVDLIYLCFPNNPTGAVASRDHLKAWVDYALAHGSIILFDAAYEAFITDPNIPHSIYEIEGARNCAIEFRSFSKNAGFTGTRCALTVVPKSLKGKAADGSEVELHPLWNRRQSTKFNGVSYIVQKGAEAVYSEEGKAQTRALIDFYMENARIIREQLTAAGIQVYGGVNAPYVWVKTPNGLSSWDFFDKLLQVCNVVGTPGSGFGAAGEGYFRISAFNSRANVEAAMQRITEKFTA from the coding sequence ATGGTTACGATCAACGATAACTACCGCAAACTCAAAGCAGGCTACCTGTTTCCCGAAATTGGTCGCCGAGTCAACGCCTTTGCCGAGGCCCATCCTGAAGCCAACATTATCCGTCTAGGCATTGGTGATGTCACCGAGCCCCTACCTGAAGCCTGCCGGGCTGCCATGATCCAGGCGGTGGAAGAAATGGGTAGCCGCGACACCTTCAAAGGCTATGGGCCGGAGCAGGGCTATCTGTGGCTGCGCGAAAAGATTGCCGCCCACGATTTCCAGGCACGTGGTTGCGACATCGATGCCTCTGAGATTTTTATCTCCGACGGCTCCAAGTGCGACTGCGGCAACATCCTCGACATTTTTGGCAGCAACAACACCATTGCCGTTACCGATCCGGTCTATCCAGTCTACGTCGATACCAATGTCATGGCAGGCCACACCGGCCCGGTCAAGGACAATGGCGAATATGAGGGGTTGATCTACCTACCGATAAGCGCTGAGAATGCCTTCACGGCCCCAATTCCGACCCAAAAAGTAGATCTGATCTACCTCTGCTTTCCCAACAACCCCACGGGAGCCGTCGCCAGCCGTGACCACCTCAAAGCCTGGGTAGACTACGCCCTGGCCCACGGCTCGATCATCCTGTTTGATGCGGCTTACGAAGCCTTTATCACCGACCCCAATATTCCCCACTCGATCTACGAGATCGAAGGGGCGCGCAACTGCGCCATTGAGTTTCGCTCTTTCTCGAAAAATGCGGGCTTTACCGGCACTCGCTGCGCGCTGACTGTGGTGCCCAAGTCGCTTAAGGGTAAGGCTGCAGACGGCTCTGAGGTAGAGCTACACCCGCTGTGGAACCGTCGTCAGTCCACCAAGTTTAACGGCGTTTCCTACATCGTGCAGAAAGGAGCCGAGGCGGTTTACTCCGAGGAAGGCAAGGCCCAGACTCGCGCCCTGATTGACTTCTATATGGAAAACGCCCGCATTATCCGCGAGCAGCTAACGGCAGCAGGCATCCAGGTCTATGGCGGCGTCAATGCTCCCTATGTCTGGGTGAAGACACCCAATGGCCTCTCTAGCTGGGACTTTTTTGACAAGCTGCTGCAGGTTTGTAATGTGGTCGGTACACCGGGTTCTGGCTTTGGTGCAGCAGGTGAAGGTTATTTCCGGATCTCTGCCTTTAACAGTCGGGCCAATGTAGAAGCAGCGATGCAGCGCATTACCGAGAAATTTACGGCGTAG